One Synechocystis sp. LKSZ1 genomic window, GCACTATGGGATCAACAACTGGCGGAATTTGGAACCCATATCAGTCGCCGCCGGGCCAGGGCCCTAACCCGTTTACTCCCCTTGGCCCAGGATTGGCACCAACGCATTAGTGGCCATCAGGAAAACTTGGAAATTAACTACCAACCCAACGTTCCTTGGCAGTCGGACGACCCTGCGACTATTCAACAGGCCTTTTTAGCCAAATTTAGCCAGCGGCGCATCGCTGAACAACAATTAGGAACCTCTGTGGTCGGGCCCCACCGGGACGAAATCGTATTAACCATCAATCAAACTCCTGCCAAGGCCTACGGCTCCCAGGGCCAACAACGAACTTTGGTCTTGTCTCTCAAGCTGGCAGAATTACACCTACTGGAAACTATCATTGGGGAACCGCCCTTGCTCCTGTTGGATGACGTATTGGCGGAATTAGACCTGCATCGGCAAGGCCAATTATTGGCGGCCATTGAAGACCGTTTTCAAACCCTGATTACCACCACTCATCTCAATCGCTTTGAACCCCATTGGTTGAGGTCAGCAGAGATCTATCAAGTCCAGCAGGGCCAGTTAACACCCCTGGAATTGGCTAGATAAAAACGTCCTGACCACGCTCTAAAGAGTCAGTCATCTCCCCAAGCAGGGTATTCCAGGCCAGGGCTTGGGCCTGGGGCATCTGACCATAACTAAACACCCAGGGCAGGGCCGGATCGAGTTGGGGCAAAAACCAATCCAGAACGTAGGGACTGCCGTAGAGCAACAGGGCCTGGAGTTGGCCAGAGCGTAGAAGTTGTTTGTAGACGGCCTGGGTTGTTTCAGTGAGGCCCGCGATGCCTCGGAAGGGATTGCCTCGCACAAACAATTGCAGAATTAAAGGGCCGCTTCCCAGGGCCTCTTGTGTCAAACTGGCCTGGTCGAGCAGTCGAGGCCTCGATCCAAAACGGGCCGGTATTTTCACTGCCGGACAGGCCCGATCCAGAAAATCGCAGTTCAAGAGATCATCCACCACGATCACATGGTTGCAGGCTATTTTCTTTGACCAAGGTAGGGAGCCACCGCATCGTTGGGAGCCTTGCAAAATCTGATCAACGGTTTGTCTCGCCTCCGTCGTGGCCACCATAGCGGGAAAGGCCGGGGGATTCGGGTTAACCAGCTTGGCCTTGGCTTTTTGAATCCGCTCAAAGGACTGGTCAATTCGGTTTTCAGAAATCCGGCCCGCTAACACCGCCTGTTCAACCGCCGCAATGGTAGCAACGGGATCGGGGGGCATCAGCAAAATATCGGCCCCGGCCAATAAGGCCTGAATGGCCACTTCATCAGGGCTGGCAAACTGGGCCACCCCGCCCATAATCAGAGCATCGGTGACGATCAGGCCGGAAAAACCCAAGACTTCTCGTAATTGGCCGGTCAAAATGGCCGGGGAAAGGGTGGCGGGATGCTCTGCGTCCCAGGCCGGAACACAGATATGGGCTGTCATTACCGTATCTACATCGGTGGCAATGGCCCGTTGAAAGGGAGGTAATTCCAGGGCCTGTAAACGCTCCAGGCTATGGGAAATGATCGGCAAATGCAGGTGGGAATCGGTGCTGGTATCACCGTGGCCGGGGAAATGCTTAGCCGTCGTTAGGACAGGATAGGCCTGGGCCCCTTCAATAAACGCTTGGACTAAATGGCCGACTAACACCGGATCATCACCAAAGGCCCGGATATTAATCACCGGATTATCGGGATTGTTATTGACATCGGCAATGGGGGCCAAAATCCAATTTAAACCCAGGGCCAGGGCCTCCTGAGCGGTGAAGTAACCAAACTGTCGAGCCAGTGCCAAAGCTTCCGTTAAGTTGTGCTTAGCAATTTCGCCTAGGGCCATAGGGGGCGGAAACCAGGTGGCCCCACTGAAGCGTTGCCCCACGCCTTCTTCAATATCCGCCGCTAGGAGTAGAGGTGTTGGTGACCAGGCCTGTAACTGCTGGGTGCGCTGAACCAGGTCTGCGGCACTACCCCCCAGGAGAATCACACCGCCGAGGTTAAGGGTTTCTAGCCAATGTTGGAGAGTCTGGTTACGGGGTTCCCACTGGGGATAGCGAATCTGCTGGTCAAATAAAAACCCTGAGGCCCGAACGACAATTAACTGGCCAATTTTTTCCCGGAGGGTTGTCGGGTTTTTTCCTAGCATTTAGCTGTATTTTAACAATCAATATGAAAAGCATTGTCGCAGTTTTTTCCTTGAATTAGAAGCCCAAACCCATTGCGATTATGCTAAGGATTCAGGGGTGATTGGACAGTGCAGACCCAGCCTTTACCGTCGATGGCCGTAGACTTTCATAAGAGCACGTCTAGACTCCATAGCTACTTTTTCATATCGTTTTCCTTAGATATCGACAGCTTTCAGGCCGCTCGTTTAGTCATCAAAAAAATTAATTCTGGCCCGTCTGCCCTGAACCCCAGACAACGGTAAATCCTTATAAAATGAATAGGCGATTGCAATACACCTCCCCATTCAGGTCAGCCCATGTCCAGTCGAGAAAAAGAAGACTTTCTCTATCCTCGGAGTCGCTACCACGGCGAATTTAAGCCAGAAAAGCTCGTTTTTAATTCTAATTTGCAGGAATTTGCCCAGCGGGTCAGCTATATTTGCAACTTAGAAACGGCGGGGAAGCTAGATACCCTCGTGGCCTACGAACAAATCAAGGCCCTCTGGAAAAACCTTAAGGCCAGTAAGCATGAGCTTAAAATTGGTGAAGATCCCTTTCGGCCCGAAGATCCTCATTCCGAGGAAGATTAATCTGGAGGGCGAGCACAGGGAAGCAGGACGGTAAACTGAGTCCCCTGGCCGACGTCACTTTTAACGCTAATCTGTCCTTGGTGATGATGGGCAATGGCCTGGGCAATAGCTAATCCCAATCCCATCCCCTTATTCGCTAGAGAGGAACGAGCTGGATCTGCCCGATAGAACCGATCAAAAAGATGAGCTAACTGATCCGGGGCAATTCCCCGGCCGTTATCTGCAACGACCACCTGGAGGTAGGGTTGACGCTCCCGTTGTAGGCGCTTTAGGGTCAAACGAATCCGACTTTCTAGTGTACTCGTTTCCAGACCATGCTCTAGAGCATTGCTGATTAAATTGGTAAACAAGCGGGCCAACTGATCCCAATCCCCCATTACCGTAAATTCCGCCTCAGGTTCCTGGCAAGCAGAAGGGATTTCGAGGGATAACTGTACGCTCTGGCCGGTCGCCCCAAGTCGTTGTTCTTCCATCACTTCCAGCAATAGGGCATCTAGGGGCACGGGTTGCATTTGGGATTGGAGCGTCCCACTATCGGAGCGGGCCAAGAAAAGTAAATCATTGACTAAATTCCCTAAACGTTGGGTTAGACGCTCAATCACCTTGAGTTGTTGTTGGGTATCGCCATCGGGATAGGCCAGGGCCATTTGCACGTTGGTTTGGATCACAGCAATGGGATTACGCAGTTCGTGGGAGGCATCCGCGGTAAACTGCTTCAGACTCTGATAAGACTCCTTGATCGGCTCCATGGCTAGACCAGAAAGGAACCAACCGATGGCCCCGACGCTCCCCACCAGAAGACTTAGTCCTAAACTGAGATCAAAGAGCAATTGTTGAATCGGCTTGGTCACTTCAAACCAGGGATGGCTCACGCGCAGATAGCCTAAAATATGCTGGTTACGCTCGATGCGTTCAGTAATTTGCCGCAGGAGCCGGTCGTTGGAAAACCCAATTTTTTCCAGCTTGGGGCCTAGGGGTAAAGTAATGGGGCTGGAGTCTCCCAAGGTAGACCACAGTAGTTGGCCCTGGGGATTAAACCATTCCAGGTCGATGTGGTCGTCTTCCACCGCTTCGGCATTGGAGCGAAAACTAGCCTCGACATTCAAGCGGTAGTGGCCCTGACTCAACGGCTGGATTACCAGGGAGCGGTCGATCACCTCCACGACATGCTTGAGGGTGTCGTCGATGCGCTCCACTAGGGTATGACGGACGTAAAAATAGACCCCGCTGGCAAACAGCAACAAAAGCACCGCCGTTACTAGGGTGTACCACAGGGCCAATCGACGCCGCGTTGCTTGGAACATAGACAGGGCCTATTCTCCGTCTGAACCGGAAGCTAATACAAACTCTCTAGATTTGGGCGAGAGAATTGACTCAGACAACCCCTCGCGCTTAGAGGACTTGGGCCCGGAGCCAGGCCACGGGTAAATACAAGAGCTTTTTCGGAGTGGGAACGTAGGCCCGTTGGTTAAAGACATTGTAGTGATTGGCTTCGATCACATCCAGAATGCCTTGGTAGAGCATCAGGGCCGTCCAGACCGGCCAGCGAGAATCCCGGTTCAAGGCCCGAATGCCCCGTTCCGCATCTTCAAAGTATTGCCGAGCCCGTTGAATCTGGAATTGCATCAAGGCCCGCCAACGTTCGTCATTCACCCCGTTGAACAGATCCTGTTCACTGTAACCAAAGCGGTCTAAATCCTCTAGGGGCAAATAAACGCGGCCACGCTGAATATCTTCTCCCACATCCCGCAAAATATTGGTCAGTTGGTTGGCAATGCCGAGGGCGATGGCTTCTTCCTGGGGAATATAAACGGCATCGGGTTGCCAGGGGGGACGGCCGGCCCCCGTTTCGACCCCCAGCACTGCACTGGACATCAAGCCAACGGTACCCGCCACCCGATAACAATAGAGACTTAATTCCTCAAAGGTTTGGTAGCGGCTCCGGTAGAGATCCATCCGCTGGCCCGCGATCATATCCCGAAAGGGTTGGATATCCATCGGAAAACGTTCCAGGGTGTCCACCAGGGCCACATCGGCATCATCCAAGGGATGGCCGGCAAAAATTGACTCTAAATGTTGTTCCCACTGGTCGAGGGTTTCCGGCGTGGTTTGGCTGGCCTGGGGGCCATCCACCAATTCATCAGTGCGACGACACCAAAGGTAAATGGCCCAGATGGCCCGACGTTTAGCCGGCGGCATCAGCAACGTCCCCAGGTAAAAAGTCTTAGCGTACTGGGCCGTCACCTGACGACAAATTTCATAGGCTTCGTCAACGGAGGCCAGGGGGGAAGTGGCGGGGGTTGGCTTGGGCAGTTGTAGCATTAAAGACGGACGAGAGTCAGTCGCCAGTGACCCAGCGGAAACTGTAGTAACTGCGCGTTTAAGAGAGATTTGACCGTTAAACATTTAGCATTGTCGCATTGTAGATGCCTTTTGTCAGTGCTTGCCTGTGAGGCCATCGGAAGAAATTTTGACTTAGGCCAGGGTTGCCATGGGTGCTGGGTGTTCCTTCCGAGCCGGTTGGTAGTCTACGGCAATAGCCTGGGCACATTGTTTGCCAGAAAGAACAGCTCCTTCCATACTGCCGAGGTACTTTTGCATGGTGAAGTCCCCCGCGAGATAGAAGTTTTTAATGGACGTCCGTTGGTCGGGGCGACAGGCCTGACGGCCAGGCGTGGCTTTGTAGACAGAACGGGGGGTTTTAACAACGTGGTACTTGCGCAGTTGGGCCGGATTGTCGCCGGTAAAGTGCTGGGGGAATAATTTTTCGAGTTCTGCCATGGTGGCGGCAACGATCTCTTCCTCGGAGCGACTAATCCAATCCTGGGCGGGAGCTAAGACCAGTTCCAGCATGGAGCGGTTCGGATCACTGTACTCACGACAGGTGTTGCTCATGTCGGCGTAGACACTCAGCAGAGGAGAGCGGGAGAACAGCAGGTGGTCAATATCCGTCAGCTTGCGGTCAAACCAGAGGTGGAGGTTAATCACTGGCACTCCCTCCAGGCCTTGAATTTGCTTAAATTCCGGGAATTCACGCCAGGCGTCCGGCACCATCGTTTTTAGAGGATCCACTGGCATGGCGGAAATGTAGAGATCAGCGGTAAACACTTCATCGGGAGCGCCGTCTAGACCCCGGATCAAAAAGCCCTGTACCGTGCCATCCTCATTGAGCAAAATTTCCTTAAGGGGGGCATTGAGCCGGACTTCCCCCCCCCGTTCCGTGATGTAGTCCACGATGGGTTGGCAGAGACGTTCAGTGGGGGAGCCATCCAAAAAGGCCATTTTTGAGCCTTCTTTTTCCTGTAAAAAGCGGTTGAGGGCCGTTAACAGAATGGTGGCAGAAATTTCATCGGGATTGATGAAATTGAGGGCCTTACTCATCGCAATAAAGACCTCTTTTTCGATGCGGGGAGGAATATTTTGCTTCTGCATCCATTCCGACCAAGTGTATTGATCCATTGCTTCAACATAGCTCTGGCCCTGGATCATGGCGGGTAGGAGGCCCAGACCAAACTTGATTTTCTCCGGCCAAGTCAGCATATCGTTATTGCCTAAAATGGCCACAACGCCGTTGAGGGGGGCCGGAATATCGGGAAAATCAAAGCGAGAGTAGGTGCCGGGTTTTTCCGGTTGGTTGAAGATCATGGTGTGCTCTTTCCATTGGAGCCGGTCTTCGATGCCCAATTCTTTAAACAATTGCAACATATTGGGATAGGCCCCAAAAAAAATATGAAGGCCGGTTTCGTACCAGTCTCCTTCCTCATCTTTCCAGGCCGCCACCTTGCCCCCCAGCACGTCCCGACGTTCCAGGACTATGGGGGTAAATCCTGCATCGGCAAGGTATTTGGCACAAGCTAAGCCCGCTAATCCGGCTCCGGCGATTGCAACGCGCATGGACAACTTCTCGCTTTTGACTATCATTGATTATGGTTGCTGACATTATACTTTACAGTTCGTAATATTTTCTTAAGGATTTGTTCTCTCCCGTCACCAGAGGCTCGACGGCAAAAGCCAAAGACGGGCAATTACATTCTTTTGTATTAACTTATGCGAAGCGCTGGCAAGGCCTTGCCCCAGGGGCTAGACTGCAAAATCCGACGAGAAACTTAACAATTTGCAATAAAAAGTAACGCTATATGGGGATCAGTGCAAAGTATTGCTAAAAAGATTCACAAGATATTAATTTCCCGTTTATCCTCCTCAGATTCCTTGATAATCAGAGTAGAGGAAAAGCAGAAGTTAATCTTGATTCTTCTGAACGAATCTCTAGAAAAATACCATCATTGAGAGACAAGTAATGCGGAGGTTGGTATGAATATTCATGAGACATTACAAAATCTGGTTCAGTACTTTACAGAAGCCTTTGCTCGGATCTTTGGCCCTTCCACCGATGAATATCCCGAAGTTGGTGTTCAGCCCTTTGAAGGCGATCCCTACGCTAATGCGGCTGATGATCATCACTAGGCTGCTTTTGAAGGGAAAAATAACCCGGTTATTAGCAGCTCCAACATCAATCCTACGGTGTCATTCCCAGCGAATACACCGCTATTTTATGGCTCAATCATGATATTGAATTCTGGGATCGAGGATGCCATAGATAACATCAGCTAAGGTACTAAAAATCACGACCAAAATGGCATAAATAAAGGTGATAGCCATCACGACGGGGGTATCACTGCGATAGATAGAGTCGATCATCAAGGCCCCCATTCCCGGTACCCGGAACACCTGCTCCGTCACCAAAGCCCCAGTAAACACGGCTGGAATATCTAGAGCCACAAGCGTCACCAGCGGAATCATGGCGTTGCGCAGAAGATGCTGGCCAATTACAGCCCTGGGGGCCAGGCCCTTTGCATAGGCGGTGCGGATGTAGGGTTGGGGCAATTCTTCCAGGACAGCGGAACGGACAAACCGCAGGAGCGTAGTGCATTGGTATAATACCAGGACACTAACGGGAAGAATTAACTGTCGAATTTGCTCTCCGAGGCTAGCCGCATTCGTCACCTGGAGCGTACTGCTATAGACAAAGGGAAACCAGCGCCATTGCACCGTAAACACCCAGATGAAAATGAGGCCAGTCACGAAGGTTGGCAGAGAGAAGCCCAGTAAACTCAGGCTGGTAATACTCCGGTCTAACCAACTGTTCTGCTTAACTGCTGCCAGGATCCCCAAGGGAATCGCAATCAGGGCACTCAATAAATAGGCCGAGCCCATCAGTCCCAGGGTGGTGGATAACCGTTGAGCAATGAGATCCCTCACCGGACTACGGCTGGTAAAGGAGTAGCCCAAGTCCCCTTGCAAAAAGGCCCTGAGCCACTTCAGGTACCGGACAGGCAAGGGTTGGTCGAGGCCAAAGCTTTTGCGGAGATTTTCGCGCACGGCTTCGGGAATAGAAGGATTGGTGGCCACTTCTCCCAGGGGATTGCCCGGCGCCAGGGCCAGGAGAGTAAACAGAACCAGGCTAATGCCCAACAGGGTCAGGCCAGCAATCACTAAACGCTGAATCAGATAACGCCCCATGGAAATGTCCTAGTAAGGATTGGGTTAAGAGACGATCAACGGGGAGAGTCGCAGAAGGAAACCCCAAGGGATAGAATAATAAGGCCCACCGCCGTCTAATTAAGAGAGAATTGCTACGGTGCTATCTTCACTCCTTGCCGATTTTCGCATCATTTTTGAGCGTGACCCCGCCGCTCGCAACTGGCTAGAAGTTTTGTTCTGCTATCCTGGCCTCCAGGCCCTGCTGATCCATCGCCTCTCTCACTGGCTCCATTGCCTCCATTTACCCTTTATTCCCCGTCTACTATCCCACCTGGGTCGATTTTTGACGGGAATTGAGATCCATCCTGGGGCCCAAATTGGCCAAGGGGTTTTTATTGACCATGGCATGGGAGTCGTTATTGGTGAGACGGCGATTATTGGAGATTATGCGCTCATTTACCAAGGCGTGACCCTGGGAGGAACCGGTAAAGAAAGCGGCAAGCGTCACCCGACCTTAGGGGATAACGTAGTGGTTGGGGCCGGGGCCAAGGTGTTGGGCAATATTGAAATTGGCCATAATGTACGCATTGGAGCGGGTTCGGTCGTCCTCAGAAGTGTGCCCTCCGACTGCACGGTGGTGGGGGTGCCGGGCCGGGTTGTGCATCGTTCTGGGGTTAAGGTTAATCCCTTGGAACACGGCAACTTGCCGGATTCGGAAGCTACGGTCATTCGGTTATTGTTGGATCGGATTGAGGCCCTGGAAAACCGGGTGGAAGAACTGCAAAATTATCGCCAACGGGACTTGGATCTCCGCCGCTCTTTAGTTTGTTCAGAAATTGCCCCAGGCCGCTTGGGTCAAAGTTGTCGGCTCGGAGACCGAGAGATTGAGGAATTTTTAGGGGGAACGTTGTAGGTTCCTCTGCTCACTGACAAGGTTGTTTCCCTTGCCATGACTCAGCGGTTAACCTTGCCTCGTTTTTCTCAACTAGACCCAGTCATGCTTAAAATCCTGGGACTAGGCCTCCTGTTTCGGGCCGTTTTAGCCTATTGGGTTCCCCTGGGCTATGACGAGGGCTATTACTACCTCTATACCCAACACTTGGACTGGAGCTATTTTGATCATCCCGTCATGGTGGCCCTGACCACCGGCCTTGGCCCTTGGCTAACGGGCATTACCCATCCCTTAACTCTGCGTTTAGGGCCGCTACTTCTCTATACCGTGAGTTTAGGGTTGCTGTACCTGACCGGCTGTTACCTGTTTAATCTCAAAGTAGCCCGCTATACCCTGCTTCTGGCTTCAATTATTCCGATTTTCCAAGTTGGTTTTGGAGTGCTAACCTTACCGGACAGTCCTCTGGTCTTGTTTTGGTCGGCGACTTTGGGGTTGGCCAGCCTGGAATTTTTTCAGGCCCCCCCCTCCGACTATCGCCCCAGTTATCGCTTAGTGGGTTTAGGGTTCTTATTAGGCCTGGCTTGTCTGAGTAAGTACCATGGCTTTGTTTTGGCCCTGTCCTGCCTTGGCTTTTGTCTTACGATTTCTCCCTATCGTCGGGTCTTCTGGTCGCCCTGGGGGGGCCTGGCCCTGCTGACTTTTCTACTGACCCTTTTTCCTCTGCTCTACTGGAATAGTCAACACGATTGGATTTCCTTCCAGTTTCAATTTTTCCAACGCTTTCATCCTGTTATACCTGAGGAAAAAAGCGTCTATAACCCGCTCCAGGTACTGGCGGTTTTTGGCATGGGGGTGGGCCTGCTCTTTCCGACGTTAGGCCTGCCTCTGTGGTGGGCAATGGGCCGGAGTGTTCAGGCCCAATGGTACTTACCGAGCGCCTTGGCAAAGACTTTCACCGACATCACGGCCCTGAAAACCAAACTGGCTTTTCTGCTCTGGTTGGCCCTGCCTCTGCCCCTCGGTCTGACCCTGCTGGGGGGGAAAGAACAAATTTTAGCCACCTGGCCCATGCCAGGTTTCTGGAGCAGCACTCTTTTGCTCGGCCTCTACGCGGCCCATTGGGAACAGTTTTCTCGGCGGGGGGTCCGTCGGTGGTTGGCGGGGAGTGTCCTGGCCATTATTACTCTACTGCTTTTTTTTCTATTCCATATTCACACCGGCACCCTACTCAAAGCAGGCCAACACTCCCTGGGGGGCGGCTGGCTAGAACCGGCCCAAGATCCGGCCAGTGAACTCCTCGATATTGACCAACTCCGTCAGGGGGTAGAACGCTCACCGGCCTTGAAACAGGCCCTAGAACAGACTGACTTTATTTTTACCAATGCCTACTACCTCGGCGGGCTGATCGATCTGGCCCTAGGCCCCATTGCCCACCGTCCCGTGACCTGTTTTAGCTATGATCCCAGGGGCTTTGCTTTTTGGCCCAATTCCCAGGCCTGGCTGGGCCAAGATGCCCTTTACATCACCCTGGAACGGTTTCAACAAAATCCGGCCCTGACCCAGGAATTTAGTCAATTTTTCCGACATTTTCAAGCAATTGGTCAGGTTCCCTTAACTCGGGGTGGAGTAGTGGTCGAACGCTTCTATTTCTATCAAGCTCGACAGTTGCTCAGGCCCTATCAAGCTGGCCCTGATTCCATTCGTTAAAAAAAAGCCAGCAAGTTAGACTAGCTGGCTCAGGAATAAAGAAGCTCCAAGGCCTACTTATTAGGTTGGGGGGTCATACGCAGATAGGGCTTGATTTCCTTAACCCCTTTGGGGAATTTCGTTTTGGCTTCTTCCGTGGGAATGGAGGGCACCACCACGCAGTCATCCCCATCTTTCCAGTTAGCGGGGGTGGCGACTTGGTGATAGTCCGTCAGTTGCAGGGAGTCGATCACCCGCAAAATTTCGTCGAAGTTACGGCCGGTGCTGGCGGGATAGGTAAAGGTTAAGCGTAATTTTTTGTTGGGGTCGATGATAAAGACCGAGCGCACCGTGAGGCTATTGAGGGAGTTGGGGTGAATCATGCCGTAAAGGTCAGAGACTTTCCGGTCACCATCGGCCAAAATGGGATAGTTAACGGTTGTATTTTGGGTCTCGTTAATATCGCAGATCCAGCCCTTATGGGAGTCTACATCATCGACGCTGAGGGCAATGACCTTAACGTTGCGTTTATCAAATTCTGATTTCAGACTGGCCACAGTACCCAATTCAGTGGTACAAACCGGCGTGTAGTCGGCGGGGTGAGAAAAAAGGACGACCCAGCTATCACCAGCCCATTCGTGGAAAGAAATCGGGCCTTCGCTAGATTCTTGGGTAAAGTCGGGAACAACATCTCCGAGTTGGAGTGCCATAGGTATCTCCTAGTTATGAATCGTCTTGAGGATTGCCTTTCATTTTCCCATAAAACCATCGCCTTTGTGTAAATTCTTTAAGCCGGAGATGTTACGAGCCTGCTGGGTCGCTTTCAATGTGGTCACTAATTCCCGAAGAAGTCGCCAATCTTTAACAGTCTATAGGCCGATTCAGGCCAGTAATTGCCGACGCAATTGGTCTAGGGCCGTACAAGCACTTAGGTAGCGAACTGCTTCTCGGCCACGACGATCTCCAAAGTGATGGGCCTGGACTGTCGCCTTGCCATCGGGCCCAGCAATACCGAGGTAAACCAGTCCCACGGGTTTCTCAGGGCTTCCTCCCCCAGGGCCAGCAATGCCCGTTAAACTCAGGCCCCAGTCAGTGCCTAAGCGGGCCTGGACACCCAGGGCCATTTGTTCCGCCACCTCAGGACTCACTGCGCCGACATCGGCAATCAGCTCGGGATCAACCCCCAGCAGATCAATTTTGGCCGGGTTGGCATAGGCAATCACGCCACCCCAAAAATAATCGGAACTCCCGGCTACATCGGTGAAAAGAGCGCCCAGTTGTCCCCCTGTACAGGATTCCGCGACTGCAACAGTCTGTTGTTTTTCTCGTAACAAGGCCCCCACCACTGCGGCCAAACTGTCTTCGTTGCGGCCAAAGTAGTCGAGGCCGGCAATGGCCTGGATTTGCTGACAGACAGGTTCAATCACCGCGAGGGCCTCGGTCTCATTGGCCCCAGGGCTGGTGACTCGCAAGCGAACTTCCCCCAGGCTGGCGTAGGGGGCCACCGTAGGATTAGTGAGGTCAAAGAAAGGGGCCACTTTGGTTGCTAGGGCCGATTCACTAATACCCCGGAAGCGGAGGGTTTGACTGTAGAGGGCCTGTTGGCCCCAGCCCAGACTTTTCAAATAAGGGATCGCCGTATCCCGCCACATCCGTTTCATTTCCGACGGCACACCGGGAAAGGTTAGCAGACTTTTTCCGGGCTGAGGTTGCCAGAGCAGGCCTGGAGCCGTACCGGTGGGATTGGGTAGGATATCCGCTCCTTCTGGCAGGAGGGCTTGTTTGCGATTATTGGCCCCCATTTCCCGCCCCAGTTGTTGAAATTTTTCGCTGATGTCCGCGAGGATTGATGGTTGTTCCACCAGAGGGACTTGAAAAAAAGTGGCGATGGCCTCGGTGGTTAAATCGTCGGGAGTCGGGCCAAGGCCGCCGGTAAAAATGAGGATAGATGAGCGTTCCAGGGCCTGGGCCATGACCTGATGAATGCGAGCAATATTGTCCCCCACCACGGTCTGGAAATAGTGGGGAATCCCCAATTGCGCCAATTCCTGCGCCAGAAACTGAGCATTACTGTTCAAAATTTCTCCTAGGAGGAGTTCCGTACCCACGCAAATGATTTCTGCACTCATTATTTTTGAAAACTAATCCGCTAGGGGGTTGGGACGGG contains:
- the cysE gene encoding serine O-acetyltransferase, encoding MLSSLLADFRIIFERDPAARNWLEVLFCYPGLQALLIHRLSHWLHCLHLPFIPRLLSHLGRFLTGIEIHPGAQIGQGVFIDHGMGVVIGETAIIGDYALIYQGVTLGGTGKESGKRHPTLGDNVVVGAGAKVLGNIEIGHNVRIGAGSVVLRSVPSDCTVVGVPGRVVHRSGVKVNPLEHGNLPDSEATVIRLLLDRIEALENRVEELQNYRQRDLDLRRSLVCSEIAPGRLGQSCRLGDREIEEFLGGTL
- a CDS encoding glycosyltransferase family 39 protein, which translates into the protein MTQRLTLPRFSQLDPVMLKILGLGLLFRAVLAYWVPLGYDEGYYYLYTQHLDWSYFDHPVMVALTTGLGPWLTGITHPLTLRLGPLLLYTVSLGLLYLTGCYLFNLKVARYTLLLASIIPIFQVGFGVLTLPDSPLVLFWSATLGLASLEFFQAPPSDYRPSYRLVGLGFLLGLACLSKYHGFVLALSCLGFCLTISPYRRVFWSPWGGLALLTFLLTLFPLLYWNSQHDWISFQFQFFQRFHPVIPEEKSVYNPLQVLAVFGMGVGLLFPTLGLPLWWAMGRSVQAQWYLPSALAKTFTDITALKTKLAFLLWLALPLPLGLTLLGGKEQILATWPMPGFWSSTLLLGLYAAHWEQFSRRGVRRWLAGSVLAIITLLLFFLFHIHTGTLLKAGQHSLGGGWLEPAQDPASELLDIDQLRQGVERSPALKQALEQTDFIFTNAYYLGGLIDLALGPIAHRPVTCFSYDPRGFAFWPNSQAWLGQDALYITLERFQQNPALTQEFSQFFRHFQAIGQVPLTRGGVVVERFYFYQARQLLRPYQAGPDSIR
- a CDS encoding competence/damage-inducible protein A, producing the protein MSAEIICVGTELLLGEILNSNAQFLAQELAQLGIPHYFQTVVGDNIARIHQVMAQALERSSILIFTGGLGPTPDDLTTEAIATFFQVPLVEQPSILADISEKFQQLGREMGANNRKQALLPEGADILPNPTGTAPGLLWQPQPGKSLLTFPGVPSEMKRMWRDTAIPYLKSLGWGQQALYSQTLRFRGISESALATKVAPFFDLTNPTVAPYASLGEVRLRVTSPGANETEALAVIEPVCQQIQAIAGLDYFGRNEDSLAAVVGALLREKQQTVAVAESCTGGQLGALFTDVAGSSDYFWGGVIAYANPAKIDLLGVDPELIADVGAVSPEVAEQMALGVQARLGTDWGLSLTGIAGPGGGSPEKPVGLVYLGIAGPDGKATVQAHHFGDRRGREAVRYLSACTALDQLRRQLLA
- a CDS encoding peroxiredoxin, which codes for MALQLGDVVPDFTQESSEGPISFHEWAGDSWVVLFSHPADYTPVCTTELGTVASLKSEFDKRNVKVIALSVDDVDSHKGWICDINETQNTTVNYPILADGDRKVSDLYGMIHPNSLNSLTVRSVFIIDPNKKLRLTFTYPASTGRNFDEILRVIDSLQLTDYHQVATPANWKDGDDCVVVPSIPTEEAKTKFPKGVKEIKPYLRMTPQPNK